A segment of the Mercurialis annua linkage group LG4, ddMerAnnu1.2, whole genome shotgun sequence genome:
CATGGTTTAAAATTAAGATTGGCAATAGTATATGGGCCAAATATATATTTGACCAAATATTTCCTTTCCTAACAAAAACTTACTAGATGTCTATGTTGATAGGATACAATAAAAATAGAGAGAAGAGAAAAAGGAAATAGTATTTAGGGATATTACAGTCTATGTACAAAATTTTGGAGTGCAAATATTGATTAGTGGAGTGCAAAAATCGCCACCCAATATAATACTAGTACtatgtgtttaattagatattATTGTAGGCTTTAAGTTAGGATTAATATGTTAATTTAGTACTAGTTTGATATCTTCAAGTTTGAACACTCCCATAAAATAACTAAGAAGTgataaatagtttattaatatCCAAATATATTGATCAATAGTAGTACTTCTTTGGGAAATAAATGGATTATTGAAAGTCTAATGGATTGTATGAGCTACataataaggaaaaatatatttacttaGTTAGATTAATCATAAAAATGATAAACTCGTGAAGACTTGAATTTATAGACTATGGATggagatttaaatttaaaatctctacaattttcataaataaaaataaaaataatattttcataaacatATAACTTAGAGTACACACCATTGTTAAAAAGAAGAATAATTTGTATGttgaaattgataaaagaaGTTAAATGTATTGATATGGCATgtgaatattaattttaaaagcatTGACCATATTTGACATCTGTAGTTTATTAACCCCACTCTAATTAATTCTTTTACCATTTTTAACAAGTTAAACTATagactataaatatatattttgaacaCCATTATACATGTACTACTAGTTTATCCAAAAATACTGCAAGAAACAGAGgtttttttcagaaaaaattaaaaaaatcactgCTCTAGagagtaaataaaaaattactggATTTTAGGGTTTACCACTGGGTATAAATAATGCTGTGAAGGGTTTTAGAAATGTTACATTAAAATTTTTAGACATTGCCACCAACCACTAACAATGTCCGACCAAATACCTCTCGAAATTGTCTCCAAAATTATCAGCCGATGTGAAGCAGCTGCTCTTGGTCGTTGCCGGTGCGTCTCCAAGCAATGGCGAGCCCTAATCGGCAGTCCCCATTTCATCAAACAACACTTGGAATATGCCACCAGAGCCAACTTCAGTAGCGTGTTCTTCAAGCAGCAGTCATCTCTCGTTCAAGCTTCCATGGACAGTACGGCTACGTTTTCTGTTCCCATTACTGATGAGGTTAAGCCATTTTTCATAGTAGGAACTTGTAGTGGTCTGCTTTTGCTACGTAAGAATCAAACTCATGATTTTTGCATTTTAAACCCTACCACTAACCAACATGTTTACCTTAAGAAACTATTGCCTAGTGATTTTCTTTCCCAAGCTACTGCTGTCTTTTTAGGTTTTGGGTTTGGGTATGATAGTGGTAAGGATGATTACAAGGTTATTAGGATTGCCCAGGAGTTTAATCCTGCTACAATGGGTTACTTAAGAACTGAGATGGTTATCTCTAGTGTCAAAAAGAAAGCCTTGAAATTTGTCAAAATGCCTTACTTTATACAGACCACATTGGGTTTTTTCTCTGATGGAGCTTTACATTGGCTGATGGGGAAGTATAATCATGAGAATTTGAGGTTGATTGTGGGTTATGATCTCGCAACGGGTGAGTTTCGCGAGTTGCCTCTGCCCGATTTTAGGAAAGATGCTGAGGATTTTAAATGTAAAGGCAATGTTACTGTCGATTGTAGTATGGGTGTTGGCCAATTAGGAAAATGGATATCCCTTTGTGCTAACTATGGAGAGAGTATGGGTGTGAGTATTTGGGCTATGAAAGAATACGGGGTTAAGGAATCTTGGACTAAGCTTTTTTCAATTTCCCTTGCTAAATTGCCCTCTGCTATCATTAAGCCTCTTGGTTTAATGGAAAATGGCAACTTGGTTTTACTGGAACTGAATAATGCACCACTTGTTTGGTATGacagaaaagagaaaaaagttAGAACTCTTATGCAGAACAAAAGTGGAGAAGCTATGATCTGTTTGACAACCATTGCCCCTGTTCCATCTACTAAGAATGGGAAAAAGGGAGACAAGAACTCATCTTCTGGTAATCCAAAGAAAACAGCAAGGAAGAAGAACAGGTAAACATTAATTTTATTGAAGTTATtcaaattttgttttgaaatttctGCGTTTATTGTGGCATATAAACTAAGACTATGTCCCCTTTAAATTTTGGCTCTTGCATATGGAATTTAAATATCTAAACTAAGACTATGTTcttattcaattttttgtttagGGATGACTTTCTATCAAAAGGTTTCAAGATTAAACTATAGTGCAAGAAAGCTATATTATGGTCATGGACGTAAACAGGTAACGGGAATCTTATAATTAACCATTCTAATTGCAGTACATGTCATTCACACCTATTGCTGTTAAATTCTTGATTTCCATTGACTACATTCTTTATTTGATTGATTAACTTAGAGTAGTTAGAAATATGGTAATAGTTGTGATAGAGAGCCTTATACATCTAGTCTAATACTTTTGAGGTGTTTATCTTGACTTTCAGTTTACCTCGCGAGCATTCACTATCTTTTTCAAACCATAGTTGTTCTGTTTTGTTGTTTATTTTCAAAAGCTATCTTTGCACATTAGCTAATTGTTGGTATAATTGGGTAGTTTTCTTGATAGAATGCATGTTTGTGCATTCTAATGCATTTGAGGTAATTCTTTTTTAACACTGAATTAATTCAGGTTATGAAATTTTGATGCATTTGTTTTTCTCAGGTTTTGGAAGTGATGAGATGACTCTTTTTGGTGGTGCAAGCtacttttatattttgtagagggcaaagtatataaatattttagagaCATGTCAGGATAGTTTGATGCTCTTTTAAGGTTGTCTGATATGCTACTTTTAGGTTAATTACTGACCAATTAAGATATTATCAGTATTATTAATGATATTACGTGTTTATCTTAGATCTCCATTAATTTTGGCTCTGTTCTTTTGATAAGAAAAATGAGAGATCAAGGTAAGTGTTGATCTGATCAGGAATTCTTCAGGAGTTTGCCGGAAAAAAACTTCTGTTTTTTTGGCACTTGCCATATCCTGTTTCACTACAATTACTTGAAATAATTGTTTTGGATTTGTATGGTGAAAACAGGGTAGTCACATTATTCATGTGGAAATTGCTAAAGTTACATATGCACAAAAGAAGTGGTTGTCGCTGCTTGTTTTTTCTTCACTGATAGTTACTATTAGGGACGAAATCTGTATAATGTCACTAAAATAAACTCTTTTGCgacaaaaataaaatgtcaCAAGGGGGAGAAACCCTAGATGCTTTGTGGACCTATTGAGTTACTTCAATGGTCCTGTAGTAGTAACAACACTTCATTATGAACCATATGCAGATTTTACTACAGATTGTACAAATGAAAAATGTTCAACTAAAACAAATTTAGCAACTTACCTTGTCAACTTTAATACCTGAAAGGCTGAAACTAGGGATGTGTATCATTGATTTTAGTCGCCAAACCGAAATAATTGAGACTGACTTATTCTAATTTCATTTAACCAGACCGTAACTGAAACTATGTATCATAACTGAATTGTAGCCAAATTGAAACCATATGTGTAGTTTGATAGATatttggttaaccaacaaaaatcaaattttattaacattaattattaaaaaaataaaaataaaaataaaataattatgtttcAAATCTTTCCGGAATTAAAGACAAACTATGAATCTAAATTAAAGTTCAAAAATACTGCCTCATTAGTCTGATCACTGATGGTTGTCCTAATAGAAAGACTAACAAACCAACATTATGCAAGACCCTGTAATAGTATGGAATAACCTATTATAGGTAAAGCAATGAAAACATTAACAATAGCCAATccttacaatttaaatttaatctgTGTACTACTCTGATTTATACTACCGATCTTATTCATGTACGTTTCCTCAGTTACTACaaattattgttgttattaGTATCatttaatacaaacatttatTACCTATAAAACATTTTGagagtaaatatttttaaattaaattgtttaatttgttACCCTATTTAAAACTTCCCTGAATTCTCCACTTCACAAGCATCACAACTTTTGATGATTATCTAAAAATTGGCAGCGCATTTTGCAAACCATCGTTAAATCCAGTTTTCACGGAACTTACGCAATGCTGGCGACTTTTATTTTGGTGGGTAAAGCATCATTATATGGAGATATCTAGCGTcgctcaattttttttgtaatatctTTTGAATCGTATCCACAGTCTCAAATGGATACGAGACATACCACCTAATCATTAAGGTACCTATATCACAATTCACATGGTATAGGCTTGGATTCATGAGGAAAATAATATTTCTCATATTGCCaattataaaattcattaatGCAGAAGTTTGACAAGATCCACAATTCTACGCTCAAAAAACCTGAACAAACATATGTACGACAGAGATAATCCTCAAAACACAAATTCATGCCAAGACATGTAATGCTCTATGGACATTCTCCACTTTAGATAGCACAGTTAGACAAACTTGTCATTCAAGTAACACAATTTCCAGCTACACATCAAATGCATTTTCTAGTTTTTAGAAGGATGAATAGCTTTCAGATCTTAACATGATATGTGAATTCAAAACGGAAAAAACCGACATCTCATCATGCCATAACATGTCCACCTTCCTAGAACTTCACGGTTATTAGACACAACATATCGATCTTGCTCGAGTCTCACCGATAATTAGGCACAACATATCCACCTTGCTAGAATCTCACCGATAATTAGACACAATATACCTTGCTAGAACCTCacagaaaataaatgaatcaggTCAAGGACACAAAAACCACATCAACACCGCTAATAATCACCATTACTAGAAGTTAACTGAACCAAAATTGTAAGGAGTAATcatatttcaaaataaactgAAACTCTTTATTCCAAAACTGAATCCAACCAAAAAACTGAAACCTTTTATAATGCCAAACCAAGGCAAACTGAACTTGTCGGTAtgatttgatctttttattagATTTAGTTTCTGCAACACCCCTATAAACAACTAAACAATCAATAACCTTGCATTCACAATCACAGCAGTATTATAACAGCTACAAGTTAGcaatcaaaaacatataaaatgacGGGCTACACATGCGAGAATGAGGACTAATGATTAACATACTAATAAGTAAGTTGGTTAGTAAATAGCCTAAAAGTTCAGATCGCTAAATCTTACCATATCTTACAGGCTTAAGAAGGCATCACTATCTGAAATCTCACGTCAGTCTCttaccttttttttaaataaaattgtagTCAAGAAATCAGGAAACGCACCCGAGCATCTCAACTAGGTTGACACCCTCTTAGCGTATACATCATTTTTCTCGCTACctatcataaataaaattaaaatagagaTAATGTTCAATACAAAGTTGAAGAGGCCAAATTAAACCTCaaccaaaaaaatgaaaccaATTAAAAGGCCTATGCCAATTACAGCTGCTAATGGACCTACTGAGATAAAACAAAATGACAAACTCTTCTGAGCATGAGCCGCATTGAATAATCCATGTGaattgaaaacaaaacaaacgagACGATGACAACTTGTCCACCTATTCCCTTGCTCCATATGGAAATACTTCAGCAATGGCAGGTTGAACATCACATTCAAATGAGCTAATCAGCTGTAACTGAAGTATTATCTGCAAGCAAAAACATCTAGCAAAATCTATAGTATGGCTGACTACTATAATCTTGATAAACAGCTGAATTACAAAAAGACGGAGTAGTAGACCACCAGATTGTTGATGAAACTGATGCTCCATGCTTTGCAAGTAAATCTGCAGCTCCATTCCCTTCTCTGTAAATATGAGACACTTGAAAATTCATTTGGGAAACTTGATGAAGACAATTTAGCCATCTGTGTAAATAAGCCCATGGAACATTGTTTGACTTTGAAGTAAAAAGTTGAACCACATAAGAAGAGTCACTCTCAAGCCATAAAGAATGCCATCCTCTCTTCCAAGCAACATCGACCGCCATAATAGCTGCAACCAGCTCTGCCACAAAAGCAAATTCATTGCCTAACGGAAAAGCAAATGCCCCTTTAGTGAAACCTGTTGTATTTCGAAAAATTCCTCCACCACCCGCCACTCCTGGAGAACCCAGCGATGAGCCGTCCGTGTTTACTTTGGTCCAGCCGCTAAGAGGCGGATGCCAAAGGACAGGAATGATATGAGGAGCAGGAGCTGGTTTACCATTAATATTGAGCAACTTTAAGATTTGCAAATCTGTCAAAGAATTATGCATACAACCAACTCTGAAGAAATCTGATTCTTTGATACCAGTCCAAATTGTTCTTAGAGCACAATGAATATTAGGAATGGAGTCTTCAAAAATTGCAGCGTTCCTTGTTTTCCAGATTACGCAGACAGCCTGCACAATAGCCGAGCACCATAAGACTGCCACTTGTGAGCTGAAAGAAGTTCGAGTAGCAAGCTGAATCAGACTAAGAAGCGAATCTGTTTCATCAATCCTTTTGCCAAAAAGACTAGAAATAGATTTCCAAATTACCTTAGCAAACTTgcaatgaataaataaatgagCATGATTCTCATTGTGAACAAAGCAAAGAGAACAACGAGAAGCAAATTGCAAACCTCTTTGTTTAAGTTTATCCTCAGTGGGTAGGTAATTCAAGATAGCTCTCCAACAAACAAAAGATCTTGAAGGTGGCAAATAATCTTTCCAAATAAACTTAGCCCAAGGAAGTAAAGGATTGGAAGTACGTAAGTAATTATACATGTTCTTGACGGAATGTTTCCCATCCTTTAAAGCTGTCCAGATGCAAATATCCTCATCAGTCATTGAGGAAGAAACAGCCATAATATTAGAACTAACTTCATTATTACCAATATGAGAAATATTCCACTGATTGTTGCTGATGAATAAGGAAACAGGAGCAGAAAGAGTTTGTTGCTCTTTAACTGGAATTAAAAGTTGATTGGCAATTGATGGAATAATCCATTCATCAGTCCAAAATTTTAGCTTGCTATTTTGACCAATGAACCAAATAATTTTCGATCTAAGCAACGAATAAACCGACTTAATTGAAGCCCAAACTGAAGACTGAAAGTAAGTTTGATGGGGGATGCCTGAACTATACAGGAAGCGATTACGAAGAACCAACAAAGGAAAATCTAAAGAAGAACTGATAAGCTTCCAAGCAAGTGTACTGAGCATACTGGAGTTCATCAAATGCAAATTTTTAATACCAATACCTCCTTCCTTGTAAGGCTGACAACACATCTTCCATGGAACCGTGATAAGTTTTTTCTCATGAACTGAACCTGTCCATAAAAAATTTCGCATGCTACGCTCAAGGGTCGCTAAAAGAGAGGATGGCCATTTGTAAACAGCAAAAGAATGCATTAAGGAGCTAGTAATAACCGAATGAATTAGAGTTAATCGACCCGCAAATGACAAAAAGTTGTCCTAGTTTCTTCTGTTCCACCATCAAAAAGCCTCATATCCCACAAGTGGAAACCCTGAGACAAACAAATGTTCCAAATTAAAGAAAGATCATAATGGTGTCGAGAATCATATAAAGAATTACTACTGCATTGTGGATTGGAAGTTGTACATCAACAAAAAACAGAACAACTAAGATCAGTGGAGGGACTGCTATCAAGGTAAACTGAAAATCAAGAGAATTACCTCAAGCGCATTAGACTAGATGTACAAGGCTCTCTATCACTACAATTACCACATTTCTACCAACTATACgttaaacaaatgaaaaatgaaataaaaggaAATCAAGAATTAACAACAACAAATATAAATCACAATGTGTGAGCACAGCTTACAAACAAGTACAGCAATCAGAATGGTACAGAATAAGATTCCCATTACCTGTTTACCATCCATGACCATGTTATAGCTTTCTTGACAGAAAATCATGTTATAACTTTCTTGAAGCCTTTTGACAGAAAATCATCCCTAAACAAAAAATGGATCAAAGACATAGTTCAGCCATTAAAGTTCCATCGTCCAGATGCAATCAAGGCTCCGAGTCAGCACAAATATTAACTCAAAGCCTTCCATTTTTAAGTTAAACATGCTACTATTCTCTAATGCCTTTAGGCTCAAATGCTTTATTTCCACACATGACATATCACATTACATGCAGTGAACAGAAATTAAGAATAAAAGCTGAATATTTGcaattataatgtatttttacCTCTTCTTCCTTGTTGACCTTTCGTGATCTTGAGaaaattgatttgtttcatCCGTTTGTCCATTTTCAGCAGATGGAAGGGGAGCGATGGTTCTAAAACAAACCATAGCTTCTGCTAGTGTCCACTAGATTTTTAACATCTTTTGCCTTTCTGTCGTACCAGATAAGTCGTGCCATATCCAATTCAAGTAAAACTAGGTTGTCATTTTCCGATAAACCCAA
Coding sequences within it:
- the LOC126677997 gene encoding F-box protein CPR1-like; translation: MSDQIPLEIVSKIISRCEAAALGRCRCVSKQWRALIGSPHFIKQHLEYATRANFSSVFFKQQSSLVQASMDSTATFSVPITDEVKPFFIVGTCSGLLLLRKNQTHDFCILNPTTNQHVYLKKLLPSDFLSQATAVFLGFGFGYDSGKDDYKVIRIAQEFNPATMGYLRTEMVISSVKKKALKFVKMPYFIQTTLGFFSDGALHWLMGKYNHENLRLIVGYDLATGEFRELPLPDFRKDAEDFKCKGNVTVDCSMGVGQLGKWISLCANYGESMGVSIWAMKEYGVKESWTKLFSISLAKLPSAIIKPLGLMENGNLVLLELNNAPLVWYDRKEKKVRTLMQNKSGEAMICLTTIAPVPSTKNGKKGDKNSSSGNPKKTARKKNRDDFLSKGFKIKL